The Arachis ipaensis cultivar K30076 chromosome B03, Araip1.1, whole genome shotgun sequence region ggacCTTTCAACATTTGATTTTGGACACATTCTACCACAGGAAGGATTTAAGAGAGGAGGCCAATGCAAGGATCAAAAACAGAACTCCAGACTCTAGTTATTGGAACTTTGGAAGTGTAGAAGACTAATCACTACAGCAAGGTAAAAGTAATTATAAAAACTAGGCAAATTCACAAGAAATTTCCTATTCACAACTCACAAGTTTCTGATCTTATGTTTCCTATTGCGACGTGCAGATGATGCTGTTAGACTGGAGACTACAGGGGTAACAAGTTGTGGTAAGCTATATATTATTGGTTTAGCAAATGTGTTCGGAACTTCGGATGTCACATGTTAAAATTACTTATTAAgaatgtttttatgaaaaaaatatataaattttagtttttcatttatttattatgtatttattaaaataaaatgtttaaaaaCTTCTATTAGTAACNNNNNNNNNNNNNNNNNNNNNNNNNNNNNNNNNNNNNNNNNNNNNNNNNNNNNNNNNNNNNNNNNNNNNNNNNNNNNNNNNNNNNNNNNNNNNNNNNNNNNNNNNNNNNNNNNNNNNNNNNNNNNNNNNNNNNNNNNNNNNNNNNNNNNNNNNNNNNNNNNNAAAAagataaaagtaatttttttaaaaaatatctctcTTTTCTATTATTTAGAGTAAAGTACTATTTTGATCATCAACGTTTAGGTCAAATTTTAATTTGGTCTCTAACGTTTTAAATGTTCTATTCTATTTCTATATCAAAAGTTTAATGTGGTCTTACCGTTAACAAATGAGTGACGTGGATGTTAATAACCGTTATTAGTTAAGTCATATCTTTTTCtatgtattaaaaaaatataaccaaaatctttttgtatcacttcttttttgcaaattttttttttgtataaaactCAAAATCCTAACAATCAATCATCAATgcttaaaaatcaaagaaaaaacttATTGATGGATCGATTTTACTTACATACTGAAATTGAATGCTATTGACTCTTAATATACGAAttatttgtgtcaaatttaatAGTGAAACAACATTGAACccgcttaaatttttttttgaattgaagTAAGACGTTTGAAAGTTTTTGAGATTGAAATAAAACATTTGAAACGTTATGGACTAAATTAAAATTCGGTACAAACGttaaaaaccaaaataacactTTATCCTATTATTTATTAAAGAACgagttaaaaaatatatatatatatccacctTAACTAAGAAGAATGCCACCTAATTCCAGCTTATAAGATTCGGTCAATTTCTTAATCCACTCAGAATAACTCAACTCCAGAAACAATTCTTTCCATCGATTGTTTAGTCAATTTGCCGATTCATTAAGAGTTGCAGTTGAATCCTCATCCGACGGCAGGCAATGAATGCTTTGCGTTTGGGACTTTTCTCTTCAAAGAACTGTTTTGCTATATAGGTTCACCGTTCATGTTATGCCACATCAGTGAATCCGGTAAAACGTGATtttaaggaaagaaaaagaagttcTAATCCAATTAAGTCTGTATGGTAGAAGTATAAGTATCCCAAAAAAGTGTCCACTCTTCTCAATTTCAACTGTGATACAAATTACAAATAATTAATACCATAAACTCCGAAATCAAATAAAGGGTGGGCGTGTGAAAAATAAAGCACTATGTCTGCCCTAtagtattaattaataaaaataatcatgaaaTAGAAGAATTGctattgttcttgttcttgttcttgttattgTTGCTAACTAGTTCATCATCATGATTTTGCAATGCCTGTTCAATCAAAAACCAAGACTCTTCCATCAACTCAGGGCTCAACCTGAACATCAAGACACAGAACTCCATCTGCGAAAGGTAGCCGTCGCCGTCGATGTCACCTTCCCTCATCATGCTCACAAGCTCGTCCTCCTTCATGTCCTCAATCCCAAGAACCGCCGCAGCATTACTCCTTAAGCTCTCCAACGTGATCACACCTTTCTCTTTGTCCATCAGCAACTCAAAACCGTTGCATAGTTCTTTTACGAGTCCCTCGCCTCCTAGCTTGGTCGCCATCATCGGAAGCAAGTCCTCAAAGTCAACTCCACCACCACTAGCCATGTATAGTGTTATTGAATGTGAATATTTAGAACAATATGATGAGTTTGTTGTAGTGATGAATTAATGTTGTGCCCTGtttatatagatagatagatgaTAATGTGAATGTGTAAGAAGGAGGATTTAATAAGGAAATTGAGAAAAGGGGGTTTTCAAGGAAAGTGAGGAGAAGAATTAACTGAACCCTGATGGGATGACAGATAAGGAACAGTGAATTATTTTGATGATCGGCATTGATTCTGCTTAAGGAACAGCAATTGCCTCCTTGTTTCCTAGAGGGACAGTGTTTTGTTTTCCAGGGGCATATTCGTCATTTTCATTGCCTTATCTAATAAGTAATTTCGGGTGGGCGGAGGATTtggaattttctttttctttccaaaGTTACTTAAtgcttttgcatgcttcctaCTTACACAATTTTTAATTCACATTGGgggaaaaagataaaattgaaattacttaAAAGTTAAAATTGTTAAGTCACTTTTAAGTCATTGTAAGGAAATTACAAGTTTCGGTTTATTTCTTATTTGGTAAGGTTAAATGTCATATTTCACTGCATATTTTTTAATgggaacaaaataaaatatatgttaaaagaTACTCAATAACtgagaaaataatttttattttttcttttattttattgaagaGATGGCATGCATGATGAGAAGTTAGacttaatttttatttagttgaTTAGAATACAtcatatttgttttttttatttaagtacATGTCACATTGAgctaaatttgttattttttttaaaagcaatggaaatttttaatgaattttgtaTACGATTCCTCCAAAAAAAAAGTAGACATatacattttttaattttgtacCCATAATACATGAATTCCTGAACTCAGCAAATATGAAACAGCAAAGACACTAAAAAAACATGAAGCAGCAAATTCAtacactttttaatttaaatatggaAGCAAAAGTGGTGTTGGATTCGGATATGGGGAATACAGGTATTTCACAGCCATGTGGTGTCAGTGGAACAGAACTCAGACCATACGAATTTTCCATCAGTAAACGGACGGTCCGAATTGCGTTTGATATTccatttcataaaaaaattgacAACAACAAACAACTCGGAGGATCTATTTTCTAGCTTCCAAAATTCATATTTGCCCAACCACAAGTCGGACCATGCGATTtcttaaacaaaattttaaaatcaaacaactcgtatggtccgatttgtgtactctgagttttttcaattttttaacacaaatcggaGGTGTGTATTCTGAATTTTTCTCAACTTTTTAAACACaacggagggtccgatttgtgtactctcacaattttaaaaaacaccaaaaattaccaTGTTAAAGTATATCACTCATTTTACttccatatcaaaattttttagcctTATAGCCCAAATTCATATTGATATTGAAATAGCATTCACCTtaaattattgtatatatatatttagtgGTAAATACTAATTTGGTACATAAAAAATTCAAGTactaataaaatagtatctaaaagaTATTAtcaacaaaataatttttgaataattttaaaatttaataaaagtgACCATCCATCATTTGACTATATTTTCATTGATGGAAAAGGTTGAGTTGGCAAAAAAAGATTTGATGACTTTAATAGCTAAATAGTGTATTTTTTgtgtttataaaaaatttaatgataaattttACCTAACTCTCTCAAATAAAGGGTAATTACCCCCTATGACATATCTAATAACTATTAGATGAAATGAACTATGTCATCATCCTTCCCTCACTTTAATTCTTAATTTAACTTgaattttgataattaattaaactaattaaactaattaaataTAGTAATTTTTTCTAAACTATAAGAGTTAAAAAAAAgatcttattttataattttttttaaaactacaCATATATTAATTAGATCTAACAatatgaaaaagaattaaaaaactaaaagaacaaataaaaaaaaaaaagtcaaataaaaaattaaaaaaaaaagataacgtGTTAATTGAGTAAGAATAGTAAATTCTATAGTTGTTAATGGGGTTGATATAAGAATGGTGTAATTTTATAGGTATGAAGTTTAAGTggttttattataattaattagtttagttatcAAAATTGaagttaattaagaattaatatcaattattttgatggcataattaattttattcaataattattaaatttattatagAGGATAACTTATCTTTTATTTGAGAGAAAATTGGGTAAATTTACTaaatttaattagtttaattttatttccGATTTTACTGAAAATATGTGAAAtgcatataaaatatatataaacaaaaatacATAACGAATAGTTTTTTATTGTCATATAAATTTTTTCCCGAGGCTCTTTTACCGTTTTACCAATGTTGACGATAAAAGTAGAGTGTAAGGGTAAGCTAACAAAATATTGGGTCAAAATGCAGAGGCTATATTATTAATTCATCATGGATCACAATTTTGTTTAGTTAATAATATAGAAAGAATCCAAGGGCCACCCATACAAGATGAAATACGGAATAAGAAATTGTGATGCTAACGCTATTACATGGTTGGTTCTAAGTCGGTTGATTGATTCTTTAAACAAACACTATTGGAAACCACCCAGTAAGTTACAgtcctttttctttttgtattatTACGCACTTTATTCTCTAGTT contains the following coding sequences:
- the LOC107634267 gene encoding calcium-binding protein PBP1 codes for the protein MASGGGVDFEDLLPMMATKLGGEGLVKELCNGFELLMDKEKGVITLESLRSNAAAVLGIEDMKEDELVSMMREGDIDGDGYLSQMEFCVLMFRLSPELMEESWFLIEQALQNHDDELVSNNNKNKNKNNSNSSIS